The Ignavibacteriales bacterium genome contains the following window.
TGTTTACGCTTTAATATTAATCTCGTTAACCAATTTCCGGAAGATCGACATCGCTTCTTTTTCCCGCTCTCCCAACCGGTAGTTGAAACCTTCGAGGTATTCCTTTGTTTCGTTTGAACTCAGACCGATGGTTCTTCCATGACTGGCTCCGATTTTGTCATATTGAATCTCCGATTTGCTCAATGACGTACAGATCATTTTTTTTAATTCTTGTTTCCGCTCGGCACTCAAACTTTTTTTACATGCCCAAACGGCGAAAACGAACGGAAGTTTTTGCCAATCGTACCACTCTTTTGCAAGATCAAAAACGAGTTCGAAGCCATTCAATCCTATCTTGTTATACTTCAATGCATCATCTCCAATCAAGAGGATGGCGTCGTAATATCTGTAATCGTTAACCCCGGGATGCAGACGAACAAACTCTGTGCGAATATTATATTTCTTCTCTAAGATTACTTTTAACAGATGGACTGATGTTGCGGTATCATCTGTTATTCCAATCTTCTTTCCATTCAAACCGATCCAACCTTCTTTAGAAAAAAGCATGACACTTTTAACCTGATCTCTCGTCGCTATACACCAATCCAACAACTCAAAACTTTCTTCTTGATCAAAATAATCGATCAGCGAAAATAGTCCTGTATCAATTTGTCCTTCTTTGCTCAGCATTCCCATCCTGCGCGGTGCGACGGGAAGAATTTTGAAATCATTTTTTTCTAAATCATTATAAAACGGGACAGAATTCAAATAAGGAATTTTGCCGATAACATTTTGCGTATACGAGTTCAGCGGATTATAAAAAGCATCTCGTTCAACCGGAATCTTTCCGCCATCTGTTATTATTTTAATGAGTTTATCTTTCGCGAGCTTCATCGGACTGATTGCGCCTGCATCGTGAGCTATTCGTTCCTGCCCGACTGTTCCGTCGATATCATCCGCCCCGAAATTTAACGCAACCGATGCCACTTCTTCGGTCAACATTACCCAGTATGCTTTGATATGTGGGATATTATCGAGCATGAGTCTGGATATTGCAATTGTCTTTAAATCATCGATCGCTGAAGTAAATTGATTTTTGGGTTTAATGCCGGTATCTCCGGGTTGAAAAGCGAGCGGAATAAAACTCAGGAAGCCGGCTGTTTCATCCTGCGCTTCGCGCAGTTTGATCATATGAATCAAACGTTCCTCGATCGTTTCGATATGTCCGTAAAGCATGGTGCAATTTGTGGGAATGCCAAGTTTATGCGCAGTCTTGTGAACTTCGAGATATCCTTTTGCTCCGATCTTTTGCGGAAATAAAAGCTTACGCACACGCTCGGTAAAAATCTCTGCGCCACCACCGGGCATCGTACGTAAACCCGCAGATTGAAGTTGACTCAGAACATCTTCAATCGATAATCTGAATTTTTTATGAAAGAAGTCAATCTCGACAGCCGTATATGCTTTTACATCGGCATCGGGAAATTTATCATGAATGCTTTTAACGATATCTATGTATCGGTCCCATCGCCAATCGCGAGGCATTCCTCCGGTGATGTGAACCTCTTTTATCTCGGGTGTGATTTTTGAAAGAATTTCTTCGGTGGTCATCTCATATGCGTCCGGTTCACCTTTTTTCTTGGCGAAATCACAGAACTTGCACGAAAGAATACAAACGTTCGTATGCTCTATTTTCTGATTAAGTACGAAGTAAACCGCGTCGCCGCTTTT
Protein-coding sequences here:
- the mqnE gene encoding aminofutalosine synthase MqnE, whose product is MIISFKDNQLTAIWEKILRSERLSLEDGLILFNTNDLISLGKMAHYVQQQKSGDAVYFVLNQKIEHTNVCILSCKFCDFAKKKGEPDAYEMTTEEILSKITPEIKEVHITGGMPRDWRWDRYIDIVKSIHDKFPDADVKAYTAVEIDFFHKKFRLSIEDVLSQLQSAGLRTMPGGGAEIFTERVRKLLFPQKIGAKGYLEVHKTAHKLGIPTNCTMLYGHIETIEERLIHMIKLREAQDETAGFLSFIPLAFQPGDTGIKPKNQFTSAIDDLKTIAISRLMLDNIPHIKAYWVMLTEEVASVALNFGADDIDGTVGQERIAHDAGAISPMKLAKDKLIKIITDGGKIPVERDAFYNPLNSYTQNVIGKIPYLNSVPFYNDLEKNDFKILPVAPRRMGMLSKEGQIDTGLFSLIDYFDQEESFELLDWCIATRDQVKSVMLFSKEGWIGLNGKKIGITDDTATSVHLLKVILEKKYNIRTEFVRLHPGVNDYRYYDAILLIGDDALKYNKIGLNGFELVFDLAKEWYDWQKLPFVFAVWACKKSLSAERKQELKKMICTSLSKSEIQYDKIGASHGRTIGLSSNETKEYLEGFNYRLGEREKEAMSIFRKLVNEINIKA